A stretch of Drosophila gunungcola strain Sukarami chromosome 3L unlocalized genomic scaffold, Dgunungcola_SK_2 000002F, whole genome shotgun sequence DNA encodes these proteins:
- the LOC128257530 gene encoding prolyl 4-hydroxylase subunit alpha-1 encodes MCLILKICLVLLILPGALFEILTDQAMSVAGMKSLVDMEGLFISELTNYANALKDKIDTIESFLQKVKSKREISRKNPQKFVAHPLNGFSLIRRLHEDWTDTELLMSKKVGLSNLEAIKKGLDEAQPTDQDLDDAIMGVLLLHRFYNLQPVDIANGVLGGQKYNAKMSTLDCQVLANSLVNSNGDRVALDWYKTAIEHYDEERDGQVYREVFNFTLSDLYTNYTETLVAKGFIFAALNILRNVSDLDADLWSLQRKIYEYSKADIPDPFFVTEPWVGHTGCQGLWERRKYFSCFYESGRTAFLRIAPLKVEILSLDPNIAIYHDVIYDSEISRMKNISLPLLNGPLRFIYSDDYNLKFARLNEEHQSALNQRVTDITGENEKETSDFVIYNYGICGFRDSHVDNLELEDQTAELGDRLTSIMFFLSDVAQGGATVFPYANITIWPQKGSAVVWRNLNHAMQPNEDTFHMSCPVIVGSKWTLVKWLHQNPQIFSRPCKKEYKEFNI; translated from the exons atgtgcttaattttaaaaatttgcctaGTTTTACTGATACTTCCAGGGGctctttttgaaattttgactGATCAAGCCATGTCTGTAGCTGGAATGAAAAGTCTCGTAGATATGGAGGGTTTATTCATAAGCGAGTTAACAAACTATGCAAACGCCCTTAAGGACAAAATCGATACCATAGAAAG TTTTCTACAAAAAGTAAAATCCAAACGAGAAATTTCTCGAAAAAACCCACAGAAGTTCGTTGCTCATCCACTCAACGGATTTTCCCTCATTCGACGATTGCATGAAGATTGGACTGACACAGAGTTATTAATGTCCAAAAAAGTGGGTTTGAGCAACCTAGAAGCCATTAAAAAAGGTTTGGACGAAGCACAACCCACCGATCAAGATCTGGATGATGCCATCATGGGAGTCCTCTTACTGCACCGATTTTATAATCTGCAACCAGTTGACATAGCCAATGGAGTTCTGGGGGGACAAAAGTATAA tgCCAAAATGAGTACCCTTGACTGCCAGGTTTTGGCTAACTCCTTAGTTAACTCAAATGGGGATAGGGTTGCTTTAGATTGGTATAAAACTGCGATAGAGCACTACGATGAAGAGCGAGATGGACAAGTCTACAGGGAGGTATTCAACTTTACGCTGTCTGATTTATACACAAATTACACGGAAACTTTGGTAGCTAAGG GTTTCATTTTTGCCGCCTTGAATATTCTTCGAAACGTATCTGATTTGGATGCTGATCTCTGGTCACTTCAAAGAAAAATCTATGAATATTCTAAAGCTGATATTCCGGATCCTTTC TTTGTCACTGAACCATGGGTCGGCCACACTGGTTGTCAAGGATTATGGGAGcgcagaaaatattttagttgttTCTATGAAAGCGGAAGGACAGCGTTTTTAAGGATTGCCCCACTTAAGGTCGAGATTCTCAGCTTAGATCCCAACATTGCAATCTATCATGATGTAATCTACGACAGTGAGATCTCAAggatgaaaaatatttcactcCCTTTACTAAATGGTCCTTTGCGATTCATATACAGTGATGATTATAACCTCAAGTTTGCTAGGCTCAATGAGGAGCATCAAAGTGCGCTAAATCAGCGCGTAACGGACATCACTGGAGagaatgaaaaagagactaGCGACTTTGTGATATACAACTATGGTATTTGTGGGTTTAGAGACTCCCATGTTGACAACTTAGAACTAGAGGATCAAACG GCAGAACTAGGCGACCGCCTTACAAGtataatgtttttt TTAAGCGACGTGGCCCAAGGTGGTGCCACTGTTTTTCCTTATGCAAATATCACAATCTGGCCCCAAAAAGGCAGTGCCGTGGTGTGGCGAAATCTGAATCATGCCATGCAACCTAACGAAGATACTTTCCACATGTCATGCCCGGTTATTGTGGGCTCTAAATGGA CCCTCGTCAAATGGTTACACCAAAATCCTCAAATATTTTCCAGACCTTGTAAAAAAGAGTATAAAGAATTCAACATATGA
- the LOC128257531 gene encoding prolyl 4-hydroxylase subunit alpha-1-like: MLLLFIVLTTGVVLQVKGQVMSTPMSDDFTISLESQLSLLKLKEAQANNLLTYREALDAQLKEIKLAIYHSENLLRSASQFQHNIFFEFKVLRHIYKDWPQYFKLLKKELGTAEISLSQELLTRQPSSVDFTESLRAIYRLQTVYNLDSSDMAEGILDGFDYNVQKWGIDECLVLGLMYQYLKNYNLSEYWLKLALYQYEEHPNPDVLKIKLWKYENLLEFLMEANKGLGRYVAAKEFANELISIFPNQMYAIKQLSKLEYLQANPFNLTETKKDYQVQKAICSKSYPKKVSVNLICRYVNWTPFLKLAPLKLEELAINPSLVIISDFIGEKDIEILKNVARPKLKRNEHLSWNCSCKISTLSSSSHSIVRKINHQIIDIIGFPRNGNQVLEVINYGIAGNYNPHDTLRSPSNSIANALIYLSNAEKGGEIVFPSVEVKIKPQKGTLLVWVNPKESIFYHQCPLLKGNMWLANKMLN; encoded by the exons ATGTTGCTACTCTTCATAGTTTTAACTACTGGTGTTGTTCTTCAAGTTAAGGGCCAGGTTATGTCAACACCTATGTCCGATGACTTTACAATATCCTTAGAATCTCAATTGTCGTTGCTTAAATTGAAAGAAGCCCAAGCAAACAATCTTCTGACCTATAGGGAAGCATTGGACGCGCAATTGAAAGAAATTAAgct GGCCATTTATCACTCAGAAAATCTGTTGAGATCAGCTTCACAATTCCagcataatattttttttgaatttaaagttttgaGGCACATTTACAAGGATTGGCCCCAATACttcaaattattgaaaaaagaaTTGGGCACCGCAGAGATATCATTATCTCAGGAGCTGTTAACAAGGCAACCAAGCTCTGTGGACTTTACAGAATCTCTGCGTGCCATTTATAGACTCCAAACTGTGTATAACTTAGACTCTTCCGACATGGCAGAAGGAATATTAGATGGCTTCGATTACAA TGTCCAAAAATGGGGTATTGATGAGTGTTTGGTACTGGGCCTAATGTATcaatacttaaaaaattacaacctATCGGAATATTGGTTGAAATTGGCTCTTTATCAATACGAGGAACATCCCAACCCCGAtgtgttgaaaataaaactttggaAATATGAGAACTTGTTGGAATTTCTAATGGAGGCCAACAAAGGACTTG gtCGCTATGTGGCAGCTAAGGAATTTGCGAACGAGTTAATTTCGATATTTCCAAATCAGATGTATGCTATAAAGCAACTGTCTAAGTTGGAATATCTGCAAGCAAATCCATTCAATCTCACGGAAACAAAGAAGGATTATCAGGTCCAGAAAGCAATTTGCTCAAAGTCTTATCCAAAAAAAGTATCAGTTAATCTTATTTGCCGTTATGTAAATTGGACGCCATTCCTGAAATTGGCGCCTTTAAAACTTGAGGAGTTGGCCATTAATCCATCCTTAGTCATTATATCTGATTTCATCGGAGAAAAGGacatagaaatattaaaaaatgtggcTCGACCAAAACTTAAACGCAACGAACACTTATCATGGAATTGCAGTTGTAAAATTTCGACACTATCCAGCTCATCACATAGTATTGttcgaaaaataaatcatCAAATTATTGATATCATAGGATTTCCAAGGAACGGAAATCAAGTGCTAGAAGTCATCAATTATGGTATTGCTGGTAACTACAATCCCCATGATACTTTAAGGTCCCCGAGCAACAGCATAGCGAACGCTTTGATATAT TTGAGCAACGCCGAAAAGGGCGGTGAAATTGTTTTCCCTTCAGTCgaagtaaaaataaaacctcAAAAGGGTACATTGCTAGTTTGGGTTAATCCCAAGGAGAGTATTTTTTATCATCAGTGCCCTCTCTTAAAGGGAAATATGTGGT TGGCCAACAAAATGCTGAACTGA
- the LOC128257527 gene encoding prolyl 4-hydroxylase subunit alpha-2, with product MLRICVFIFLVNGIGLSFEEPIEPSNLSHGYALSHSHMLPLLSLREKATENLQNYAMVLTKQLSNIKLAINKLENLLNRQHSSNPYDTFKLARLLHFDWPNWLHYLKRKHGIEEIANLQDLRHKMPTKIDYKEALYAIHRLQSTYRLDPAEMSIGLLRGKKYRFKKLSALEYLVLGSVYYLDEKFQRAEQWFQLALENYYKDQNSKKFDIFGCSNDFILKLLMKAAQSSGRYKAALGYAEKALILDQSHSFWQQQIPRLKNLSSIPEVLKPEHPNRYLFKPACLMEYPAKKHLRCHLLHSSPFLLLAPIKVEELNHDPPIKMYHNLINNEEILLLKTLSNPHLKRSMFYTSADKIIEDFSNLRTCKTMRLKDNVDHTLMNNLNERIMDATGLSVKESEELQITNYGIAGHLFEHEDASESTDSTFWTSGNRIITALYYMSDVEQGGETVFPYLDLRVRTQKGSLLVWYNLLLNGTIDWRVTHVSCPIIMGDKWIATKWLREKPQMFIRPCPLKMKPPPEYSAKMVEDKFFKENSKQHFV from the exons ATGCTTCGCATTtgtgttttcatatttttggtAAATGGAATTGGTTTGAGCTTTGAAGAACCAATAGAACCATCGAATTTATCGCATGGGTATGCATTATCCCATTCTCACATGTTACCATTGCTGTCACTGAGGGAAAAGGCTACTGAAAATCTGCAGAACTATGCAATGGTTTTAACAAAGCAACTATCAAATATCAAACT GGCCATAAACAAGTTGGAGAACCTTCTTAACCGCCAACACTCGTCAAATCCCTACGACACTTTTAAGTTAGCACGTCTTTTGCATTTTGACTGGCCAAATTGGTTACATTATCTAAAGAGGAAACACGGCATTGAGGAAATTGCCAATTTACAAGACTTGCGACATAAAATGCCTACAAAAATAGACTATAAAGAAGCTCTTTACGCCATACATCGCCTGCAGTCAACATACAGACTCGATCCCGCTGAAATGTCTATTGGTTTGCTGAGAGGAAAAAAGTACAG attTAAGAAATTGAGTGCTTTGGAGTACTTAGTGCTAGGCTCTGTTTATTATTTGGACGAGAAATTCCAGAGGGCTGAACAATGGTTTCAATTAGCCCTGGAAAACTACTATAAAgaccaaaattcaaaaaagtttgatatttttggatgctccaatgattttattttgaaactgcTCATGAAGGCGGCTCAGAGTTCAGGCCGATATAAAGCCGCTTTGGGATATGCCGAGAAAGCATTGATCTTGGACCAAAGCCACTCTTTTTGGCAGCAACAGATTCCCAGACTGAAAAATTTGAGTTCAATACCCGAGGTTCTTAAACCGGAGCATCCaaatagatatttatttaagccgGCTTGTCTCATGGAATACCCCGCTAAGAAACATTTGCGTTGTCATCTTTTACACTCCTCGCCCTTTCTTTTGTTGGCTCCGATAAAAGTGGAGGAGTTGAACCACGATCCACCTATAAAAATGTACCACAATCTCATCAATAATGAGGAAATCCTTTTGCTCAAGACTCTATCAAATCCACACTTAAAGCGCAGCATGTTTTACACCTCTGCTGATAAGATAATTGAAGACTTCTCCAATTTGCGCACATGCAAAACAATGCGCTTAAAGGATAATGTTGATCATACGttaatgaataatttaaatgaacgTATTATGGATGCCACGGGCTTAAGTGTAAAAGAGTCTGAGGAGTTGCAGATTACTAACTACGGTATCGCTGGACATTTATTTGAGCACGAGGACGCTTCGGAATCAACTGATAGTACATTTTGGACATCCGGCAATCGTATTATAACGGCCTTGTATTAT ATGAGCGATGTGGAGCAAGGTGGTGAAACAGTTTTTCCTTATCTTGATCTAAGAGTTCGTACTCAAAAAGGATCCTTGTTGGTATGGTACAATCTGTTATTGAATGGAACCATCGATTGGAGAGTCACACATGTATCTTGCCCCATTATAATGGGTGACAAGTGGA TTGCCACCAAGTGGTTACGAGAAAAACCACAAATGTTTATACGTCCTTGTCCATTAAAGATGAAGCCACCGCCTGAATATAGTGCTAAAATGGTCGAGGACAAGTTTTTCAAGGAAAATAGTAAACaacattttgtataa
- the LOC128257130 gene encoding protein terminus translates to MYDDEPISSFVFSNDETTQTFHHQWFAQGQMHECTTCYSSIHADEPPSQHWLRGGEASQGLQLTKQQQAVLDIIEARQIETFFFCDESSKDKLDHFMGETCARGVPELLRWMFQNNTVAVEFSLACYVNSMDQVLIFQSGSLRVDHHYDVDESVGVVYELLMQRIENYLHCSSEYGMAECSITRLRVQVKRIRVDAESQPAESVHFPLPLQLKQEEGLSTTTTSESELASLRSAYLKHFRECNGYFPPNMRVNLYGLQQCKTTKELYVVPYHVSETLQQLPNKNFLILNNIMGQFQRLHELSTPVKSIERDPLGSPMKDLHCRRCRTQFSRSSKLHIHQKLRCGQDFSVDSMHADIVEIYEQCLPISRSVFQYACYGITKPKTVMRKGQFVPIECDWRSECSVKVQHGPCVVISNAQHSSPCKFY, encoded by the coding sequence ATGTACGACGACGAGCCAATCTCTAGCTTTGTGTTCTCCAACGACGAGACGACGCAGACCTTCCACCACCAGTGGTTCGCCCAGGGCCAGATGCACGAGTGCACCACCTGCTACAGCTCCATCCACGCCGATGAGCCGCCATCCCAGCACTGGCTACGTGGCGGAGAGGCCTCCCAGGGACTGCAGCTCaccaagcagcagcaggccgTCCTGGACATCATCGAGGCCCGCCAGATCGAGACCTTCTTTTTCTGCGACGAGAGCTCCAAGGACAAACTGGACCACTTCATGGGAGAGACCTGTGCCCGGGGAGTGCCCGAACTGCTCCGCTGGATGTTCCAGAACAACACGGTGGCCGTGGAGTTCAGCCTGGCCTGCTATGTGAACTCCATGGACCAGGTTCTGATCTTCCAGAGCGGATCCCTCAGAGTGGACCACCACTACGACGTGGACGAGAGTGTGGGAGTGGTCTACGAGTTGCTGATGCAGCGCATCGAGAACTACCTGCACTGCAGCAGTGAGTATGGGATGGCCGAGTGCAGCATCACCAGGCTGAGGGTGCAGGTGAAGCGGATTCGGGTGGATGCGGAGAGCCAGCCCGCGGAGTCGGTCCACTTCCCGCTGCCCCTGCAGCTGAAGCAGGAGGAGGGTCtgtccaccaccaccaccagcgaATCGGAGCTGGCCAGTCTGCGCTCCGCCTACCTGAAGCACTTCCGCGAATGCAACGGCTACTTCCCGCCCAACATGCGGGTCAATCTCTACgggctgcagcagtgcaagaCCACCAAGGAGCTGTATGTGGTGCCCTACCACGTCAGCGAAACCCTCCAGCAGCTGCCCAACAAGAACTTCCTCATCCTGAACAACATAATGGGGCAGTTCCAGCGGCTGCACGAGCTCTCCACCCCCGTCAAATCCATCGAAAGGGACCCCCTCGGCTCGCCCATGAAGGACCTCCACTGCCGCAGGTGTCGCACCCAGTTCTCGAGAAGCAGCAAGCTGCACATCCACCAGAAGCTGCGCTGCGGCCAGGACTTTTCCGTAGACAGCATGCACGCGGACATCGTGGAAATCTACGAGCAGTGCCTGCCCATCTCGAGGAGCGTCTTCCAGTACGCCTGCTACGGCATCACCAAGCCCAAGACCGTCATGCGGAAGGGCCAGTTCGTGCCCATCGAGTGCGACTGGCGCAGCGAGTGCTCCGTGAAGGTCCAGCACGGCCCCTGTGTCGTCATCAGCAACGCCCAGCACAGCAGTCCCTGTAAATTctattaa
- the LOC128257529 gene encoding prolyl 4-hydroxylase subunit alpha-1 isoform X1: MHNILVFIFLLILVEQNLSTSSEKDENLVSFHNKDYYSSSVLGLVNLLKLEQEFMENFTIYANVLQDKVDNLNIYLDNLKRPNHTTHKEREKFVSNPLNAFGLIRRLNQDWPKLQNYTREPLGLLQLNAMEEILNKAPVSFDMNETLKAMHRIETTYDLQAKDIAKGLLQSKQFNYKLNVRDCLALAHHNFDVGDFSRSLLWFGEASDINTEPSQDIFSKLLSLELKAFATSIIKRSSFMSNQTTIHKSINNQLQDAKTKDLEHIVKSKLSQWATESMNASGNSRTAPNAMNIGCQGLFPKRTNLVCRYNFTTNSFLKLAPLKVEEISRDPYIIMIHGAISVKEIEKMRGNLEYIKQMGNGWTETDDSKEIVARIHWIREQSPFIDRINQRIADITGFKLEEFPALQLANFGVGGYFRAHHDYYTERLKEVDANNTLGDRIASLIFYAGDVSQGGQTVFPDIKVAVEPQKGNALFWLNDFDDSSPDPRSLHSVCPVIVGSRWTITKWIHHDPQVFVKPCSPRFQKKGLKK, encoded by the exons ATGcataatattttggtattCATTTTTCTGCTCATCCTAGTCGAGCAGAATTTGTCTACAAGCTCGGAAAAAGATGAGAATTTAGTTTCATTTCATAATAAGGATTATTATAGTTCCTCAGTTCTAGGACTGGTAAACCTCTTAAAGCTGGAGCAAGAGTTTATGGAGAATTTTACGATCTATGCCAATGTCTTGCAGGATAAAGTGGACAATCTAAATAT TTACCTAGACAACTTGAAGCGGCCTAATCATACGACCCATAAAGAAAGAGAAAAGTTTGTTTCCAATCCTCTAAATGCTTTTGGATTGATCAGAAGACTAAATCAGGATTGGCCCAAATTGCAAAATTACACCCGTGAACCTTTGGGCCTTTTACAACTAAACGCGATGGAGGAAATCCTAAATAAAGCGCCTGTTTCCTTCGACATGAACGAAACACTAAAAGCAATGCATCGTATCGAGACAACTTATGATCTTCAAGCGAAAGATATAGCAAAGGGCCTGCTGCAAAGCAAACAATTCAA CTATAAACTTAACGTACGGGACTGTTTAGCATTAGCTCACCATAATTTTGATGTTGGAGATTTTAGCCGATCACTCTTATGGTTTGGGGAAGCTTCAGATATAAACACAGAGCCGAGTCAGGACATTTTCAGTAAATTACTGAGCCTTGAACTTAAAGCCTTTGCCACATCCATAATTAAGCGTA GCAGTTTTATGTCGAATCAAACCACCATTCACAAATCAATAAACAACCAATTGCAAGAcgccaaaacaaaagacttggAGCACATTGTTAAGTCAAAACTAAGCCAATGGGCTACGGAAAGTATGAATGCATCTGGTAATTCCAGAACAGCTCCAAATGCCATGAATATTGGATGTCAAGGGCTCTTTCCCAAGAGAACCAATCTCGTCTGCCGTTACAACTTTACTACAAActcctttttaaaattggcCCCTCTTAAAGTGGAAGAAATAAGCCGAGACCCTTACATTATAATGATCCACGGAGCTATATCGGTTAAGGAAATCGAAAAAATGAGAGGGAATTTAGAATATATAAAGCAAATGGGCAATGGATGGACTGAAACAGACGATTCCAAGGAGATTGTGGCGCGCATCCATTGGATAAGGGAACAATCCCCGTTCATTGATAGAATCAATCAACGCATTGCTGACATAACAGGTTTTAAATTGGAGGAGTTTCCTGCTTTACAGCTGGCTAATTTTGGTGTGGGTGGATACTTCAGGGCACATCACGATTATTACACAGAACGTCTAAAAGAAGTGGATGCCAACAATACTTTGGGAGATAGAATCGCAAGCTTAATCTTTTAT GCTGGAGATGTTTCGCAAGGAGGTCAAACCGTTTTCCCAGATATAAAAGTGGCGGTGGAGCCCCAAAAAGGCAACGCTCTTTTTTGGCTCAATGACTTCGATGACTCATCGCCAGATCCGCGATCCTTGCATTCTGTGTGTCCTGTGATAGTCGGTTCCAGATGGA CAATTACGAAATGGATACACCACGACCCACAAGTATTTGTAAAGCCCTGCAGCCCAAGGTTTCAAAAAAAAGGTCTTAAAAAGTGA
- the LOC128257533 gene encoding prolyl 4-hydroxylase subunit alpha-2, which translates to MKSCHSLLLLILFWRQTIAHYATNSINNELFGTSITGRLKLLEMEQRFIENIKAYTNKMAEKVKNLQAYIDSIDYVVRQSLEDREKYVSNPLNAFSLVRRTHQDLPKWHNYSQQSVGLEELYALEEIMAKAPDQNDMEYSLREMQRLEKTYDLEATDLARGRLQDKQYDIKLSLRDCHVLGEHKLEKEDYHRASMWFRMAIKHEPEKNADIINIILGDPRDKLYMQYAKSMLMFGIIKSNPLLTVKEVRAINYIALQKASLADVKSLVSKLLSQSDEEIVWEMNLNKTAPTDYELGCRGLFPRRKNLVCSYNFTTTQFLRLAPLKQELLSMDPYVVIYHNVLYDDETAKLNQLSKNNTALNVNFIKNRIVRRITDMTGFSFPLTDELKLSDYRPSAHLEAHSTGRLLCYANDVEQGGATVFPKLKISVLPQKGSCLFWHNNEQRDCPVLQGNKWVLTKRVDVVH; encoded by the exons ATGAAAAGCTGTCACAGTTTGCTACTACTAATACTCTTCTGGAGGCAAACTATTGCCCATTATGCAACAAATTCTATAAACAATGAATTATTTGGTACTTCCATCACGGGACGTTTAAAACTGTTGGAAATGGAGCAACGCTTTATAGAGAATATAAAGGCTTACACCAATAAAATGGCCGAGAAGGTTAAGAATCTGCAAGC ATATATTGACTCAATTGATTATGTGGTCAGGCAAAGCTTAGAAGATCGAGAGAAATATGTTAGTAATCCATTGAATGCGTTTAGTTTAGTGAGACGAACACATCAAGATCTACCAAAATGGCACAATTACTCACAGCAAAGTGTGGGATTGG AGGAACTGTATGCGTTAGAAGAAATCATGGCCAAGGCCCCTGATCAAAACGACATGGAATATTCTTTACGAGAAATGCAGCGGCTTGAAAAGACATACGATCTTGAGGCCACAGATTTAGCAAGAGGTCGTCTGCAGGATAAACAATACGA CATTAAACTTTCCTTACGAGATTGCCATGTTTTAGGGGAACACAAATTAGAAAAGGAGGACTATCATAGAGCTTCCATGTGGTTTCGCATGGCCATCAAACATGAACCCGAAAAAAACGCCGATATAATCAATATAATTCTTGGAGATCCCAGGGATAAATTGTATATGCAATATGCCAAATCAATGCTTATGTTTG GCATAATTAAGTCAAATCCCTTACTGACTGTTAAAGAAGTTCGTGCAATAAACTACATAGCACTTCAAAAAGCCAGCCTAGCTGACGTAAAATCTCTGGTATCAAAATTGCTAAGCCAGAGCGATGAGGAAATAGTTTgggaaatgaatttaaataagacAGCCCCAACCGACTACGAATTGGGATGCCGTGGACTGTTTCCCAGGCGGAAGAATCTCGTTTGCAGCTACAACTTCACCACAACTCAATTTTTGAGGCTAGCACCTCTGAAACAGGAATTGTTGAGCATGGATCCTTATGTTGTAATTTACCACAACGTTCTTTATGACGACGAGACCGCAAAACTCAATCAGCTTTCGAAGAACAACACTGCTCTAAATGTCAATTTTATCAAGAATCGCATCGTTCGACGCATCACCGACATGACAGGGTTTAGTTTTCCTCTCACAGATGAGCTTAAATTGTCAGACTATAGACCATCTGCGCATTTGGAGGCTCACTCAACAGGAAGATTACTGTGTTAT GCTAACGATGTGGAGCAAGGTGGCGCGACGGTctttccaaaattaaaaatatctgtCTTGCCCCAAAAAGGCAGCTGTTTGTTTTGGCATAACAATGAACAGCGCGATTGTCCAGTTCTTCAAGGAAATAAATGGG TTCTTACCAAAAGAGTGGATGTTGTACACTGA
- the LOC128257529 gene encoding prolyl 4-hydroxylase subunit alpha-1 isoform X2, producing MHNILVFIFLLILVEQNLSTSSEKDENLVSFHNKDYYSSSVLGLVNLLKLEQEFMENFTIYANVLQDKVDNLNIYLDNLKRPNHTTHKEREKFVSNPLNAFGLIRRLNQDWPKLQNYTREPLGLLQLNAMEEILNKAPVSFDMNETLKAMHRIETTYDLQAKDIAKGLLQSKQFNYKLNVRDCLALAHHNFDVGDFSRSLLWFGEASDINTEPSQDIFSKLLSLELKAFATSIIKRSNFMSNQTTIHKSINNQLQDAKTKDLEHIVKSKLSQWATESMNASGNSRTAPNAMNIGCQGLFPKRTNLVCRYNFTTNSFLKLAPLKVEEISRDPYIIMIHGAISVKEIEKMRGNLEYIKQMGNGWTETDDSKEIVARIHWIREQSPFIDRINQRIADITGFKLEEFPALQLANFGVGGYFRAHHDYYTERLKEVDANNTLGDRIASLIFYAGDVSQGGQTVFPDIKVAVEPQKGNALFWLNDFDDSSPDPRSLHSVCPVIVGSRWTITKWIHHDPQVFVKPCSPRFQKKGLKK from the exons ATGcataatattttggtattCATTTTTCTGCTCATCCTAGTCGAGCAGAATTTGTCTACAAGCTCGGAAAAAGATGAGAATTTAGTTTCATTTCATAATAAGGATTATTATAGTTCCTCAGTTCTAGGACTGGTAAACCTCTTAAAGCTGGAGCAAGAGTTTATGGAGAATTTTACGATCTATGCCAATGTCTTGCAGGATAAAGTGGACAATCTAAATAT TTACCTAGACAACTTGAAGCGGCCTAATCATACGACCCATAAAGAAAGAGAAAAGTTTGTTTCCAATCCTCTAAATGCTTTTGGATTGATCAGAAGACTAAATCAGGATTGGCCCAAATTGCAAAATTACACCCGTGAACCTTTGGGCCTTTTACAACTAAACGCGATGGAGGAAATCCTAAATAAAGCGCCTGTTTCCTTCGACATGAACGAAACACTAAAAGCAATGCATCGTATCGAGACAACTTATGATCTTCAAGCGAAAGATATAGCAAAGGGCCTGCTGCAAAGCAAACAATTCAA CTATAAACTTAACGTACGGGACTGTTTAGCATTAGCTCACCATAATTTTGATGTTGGAGATTTTAGCCGATCACTCTTATGGTTTGGGGAAGCTTCAGATATAAACACAGAGCCGAGTCAGGACATTTTCAGTAAATTACTGAGCCTTGAACTTAAAGCCTTTGCCACATCCATAATTAAGCGTAGTAA TTTTATGTCGAATCAAACCACCATTCACAAATCAATAAACAACCAATTGCAAGAcgccaaaacaaaagacttggAGCACATTGTTAAGTCAAAACTAAGCCAATGGGCTACGGAAAGTATGAATGCATCTGGTAATTCCAGAACAGCTCCAAATGCCATGAATATTGGATGTCAAGGGCTCTTTCCCAAGAGAACCAATCTCGTCTGCCGTTACAACTTTACTACAAActcctttttaaaattggcCCCTCTTAAAGTGGAAGAAATAAGCCGAGACCCTTACATTATAATGATCCACGGAGCTATATCGGTTAAGGAAATCGAAAAAATGAGAGGGAATTTAGAATATATAAAGCAAATGGGCAATGGATGGACTGAAACAGACGATTCCAAGGAGATTGTGGCGCGCATCCATTGGATAAGGGAACAATCCCCGTTCATTGATAGAATCAATCAACGCATTGCTGACATAACAGGTTTTAAATTGGAGGAGTTTCCTGCTTTACAGCTGGCTAATTTTGGTGTGGGTGGATACTTCAGGGCACATCACGATTATTACACAGAACGTCTAAAAGAAGTGGATGCCAACAATACTTTGGGAGATAGAATCGCAAGCTTAATCTTTTAT GCTGGAGATGTTTCGCAAGGAGGTCAAACCGTTTTCCCAGATATAAAAGTGGCGGTGGAGCCCCAAAAAGGCAACGCTCTTTTTTGGCTCAATGACTTCGATGACTCATCGCCAGATCCGCGATCCTTGCATTCTGTGTGTCCTGTGATAGTCGGTTCCAGATGGA CAATTACGAAATGGATACACCACGACCCACAAGTATTTGTAAAGCCCTGCAGCCCAAGGTTTCAAAAAAAAGGTCTTAAAAAGTGA